In the Halorubrum ruber genome, CCGACCACCCGCACTCGACCGTCGCGGTCGACCTCGACCGCGACCGCTTCCTGTTCGGCGCCAACGACGGCCGCGTCTACGCGTGGTCTTTCGTCGACCGCGAGCGCGCGTGGACGTTCGACACCGGCGGCGACGTCAAGGCGCCGATCGCGATCAGCCGCGGGATCGCGGTGGTCCCGTCGTGGGCCGGCACCGTCACCGCCGTCGACGTCACCGACGGCTCCGGGCTCTGGGAGTTCCAGACGGACGACTCCGTGTCGCCGTCGGACGAGCCCGACCCGATCCGCACGGGCGGCGTCATGTGCGCGCCGGCGGTCCACGACGGAACGGTGTACGTCGGGAGCCACGACACGAACGTCTACGCGATCGACTTGGCGACCGGCGAGGAGCTGTGGTCGACCCCGACCGACGGGTGGATCACGGGGAACGTGACCGTGACGAACGGCCACGTCCTCGTCGGCTCGTACGACGAGCACCTCTACGCGCTCGATCGCGGTGACGGCTCGGTGACCTGGGCGGTCGAGGGCAACGGCGAGGTGACCAGCGCGCCGTTCGTCACCGACGACGGTGTCTACTACACCGAGCGCGCCCCGGAGAACACCGACGAACCCGGCATGTGCTACCGGCTCGCCGCGCCGGAGTGAGCCGGCCGCCCCGCTGTCGGGCGGTCGGGCGGTGCGTCGGCAAATAGTCACGAACGTCCAGCGAAACGCGGGGTCCGAAACGGTTTTGCCGGCCCCTGCCGGACGGTCGATATGCCAGCAGATCCCGACACGGGGTACGACCCCTCGCTGGGTCGGAAGTTCGTGTTCGTCACGGGCGGTGTGATGTCCGGGCTGGGCAAGGGCATCACGGCCGCCAGCACCGGGCGCCTCCTCGCCAACGCGGGCTTCGACGTCACCGCCGTCAAGGTGGACCCCTACCTCAACGTCGACGCCGGGACGATGAACCCGTACGAGCACGGCGAGGTGTACGTGTTAAAAGACGGCGGCGAGGTCGACCTCGACCTCGGCAACTACGAGCGCTTCCTCGGCACCGACATGACGTTCGACCACAACGTCACCACGGGGAAGACCTACCAGCACGTCATCGAGCGCGAGCGCGCCGGCGACTACCTCGGCAAGACTGTCCAGATCATCCCGCACGTCACCGACGACATCAAGCGGCGCATCCGCGAGGCCGCCGAGGGCTCCGACGTCTGCCTCGTCGAGATCGGCGGGACCGTGGGGGACATCGAGTCGATGCCGTTCCTCGAAGCGCTCCGCCAGTTCGCCCACGAGGAGGACGACGAGGACATCCTCTTCACCCACGTCACGCTCGTACCCTACTCGAAGAACGGCGAGCAGAAGACGAAGCCGACCCAGCACTCCGTGAAGGAGCTGCGCTCGATCGGGCTCCAGCCGGACATCCTCGTCGGGCGCTCCGAGGACCGGCTCGACCCGGAGACGAAAGAAAAGATCGCCTTATTCTGCGACGTGCCCACGGACGCCGTCTTCTCGAACCCCGACGTCGAGGACATCTACCACGTCCCGCTGATGGTCGAAGACGAGGGGTTAGACGAGTACGTGATGGAGCGGCTCGGCCTCGTCGACGAGGCGCTCCCGAAGGAAGAGCGCTCGACGGAGTGGCGCGACCTCGTCACCCGTGACCGCGACGAGGAGATCGACGTGGCGCTCGTCGGCAAGTACGCGCTCGAAGACGCCTACATGTCGATCCACGAGGCGCTGAAACACGCCGGCATCCAGACCGGCACCGAGGTGAACGTGCTGTGGGTCGACGCCGACGAGACGCAGGAGGAGCACGAACAGCGGCTCGCCGAGGCGGACGCCGTCGTCGTTCCCGGCGGGTTCGGCTCCCGCGGCACGGACGGGAAGATCGAGGCGATCCGCTACGCCCGCGAGAACGACGTGCCGTTCCTCGGGCTCTGTTTAGGCTTCCAGATGGCGGTCGTCGAACACGCGCGCAACGTCCTCGGGCTCGACGGGGCCCACTCCGCGGAGATCGACCCCGACACGCCCCACCCCGTCATCGACCTCCTCCCCGACCAGTACGAGACGGAGGACATGGGCGGGACGATGCGGCTCGGCGCCCACGAGACGGACATCGAGCCCGACACCCTCGCGGCCGCGGTGTACGACGCCGACTCCTGTACCGAGCGCCACCGCCACCGCTACGAGGTGAACCCCGAGTACATCGACGCCTTAGAGGCCGACGGGCTCGTCTTCTCCGGGCGCGCCGACAACCGGATGGAGATCCTCGAACGTCCAGACCACCCGTTCTTCTTCGGGACGCAGGCGCACCCCGAGTTCCGGTCGCGCCCGGACCGCGCGAGCCCCCCGTTCGTCTCGCTCGTCGAGGCGGCGCTGGGATCGACGGACACAACCGAGCGGAACGCGGACGTGAGGCTATAGATGGTCGAGACGGAGGAATTCATCGCGGAGGCGAAAGCGGAGATCCGGGAGGCGATCGGCGACGCGAACGCCGTGATCGCCCTGTCGGGCGGGGTCGACTCCTCGGTCGCGGCGACGCTCGCGTACGAGGCGGTCGGCGACCAGCTCACCCCCGTCTACGTCGACACGGGGCTGATGCGGAAGGGGGAGACCGACGAGATTCGAGACACCTTCTCGTTCATGGAGTCGCTGCGGGTGATCGAGGCGCAGGACCGATTCTTCGACCGGCTCGAAGGCGTCACCGACCCCGAGGAGAAGCGCCACGTCATCGGCGAGGGGTTCATCGACGAGTTCGAGACGGTCGCGCGCGACGTCGACGCCGACTTCCTCGTCCAGGGGACGATCTACCCCGACCGCATCGAGTCGGAGGGGAACATCAAGTCGCACCACAACGTCGGCGGCCTCCCCGAAGTCGTCGACTTCGAGGGGATCGTCGAGCCCGTGCGCGACCTCTACAAGGACGAGGTGCGCGAGGTCGCCCGAGCGCTCGGGCTCGAGGAGATCATCTCCGAGCGCATGCCGTTCCCCGGCCCCGGGCTCGCCGTCCGGATCGTCGGCGAGGTGACGCCGGAGAAGGCCGCGGTCGCCCGCGAGGCGACTCACGTCGTCGAGGAGGAACTGGAGGAGTACGACCCGTGGCAGGCGTTCGCCGCGGTCCTCGGCAAGGCGACGGGCGTCAAGGGCGACAACCGCGTCCACGGCTGGGTGGTCGCGGTGCGCTCCGTCGAGAGCCGCGACGGGATGACCGCCCGCGCGCAGGAGCTCGACTGGGGCACGCTCCAGCGGATCCAGAGCCGGATCACCGGCGAGAACGAGAACGTGGCGCGGGTCGTCTACGACGTGACCCACAAACCGCCCGCGACGATCGAGTACGAGTGATGGCGGGAGCTCCCGTCCGCCCCGACGGCGGTCGCGCCGAGGGGGAAATCGCGATCGTCGCCGGCCCCGACGAGCACGGCCTCGGCGAGGAGCTGGCCGCGCTCGGCGTCGAGATCCGCCGGATCGAGGGGCTCGTCACGGCGGCGAAGCTGGAGGACGCCGGCGTCGCCGACGCTGACCTGTTCGTCCTCACCGACGTCGAGGAGGCCACCGGCATCCCGGTCGCGAAGGAACTGAACCCCGACGTCCAGATCGTCACGTACGCGGGCCGGTCGCTGCCGGAGTTCGTCGCGACCGTCGCCGACCTCGCGGTCGACCCCGACCTGCTCGACGCAGCGACGGTCGCCGAGGAGCTGCTGTCCGACGACGACGGCGAGCCGTGAGCGGGGAGGACGACTCGACGGCGGCCGAGGAGGGCGACGGGGACGCGGCCCGAGACGACGCGTCCGACGACGCCCCCGCGACCGTCCCGGTCACCCTCTACACCCGCGATGACTGCTCGCTCTGTGTCGTCGCCCGCGAGACGATCGAGTCGGTCGCCGCCGACCTCGACGGCGTGCGGGTCGACCTCGACGTGATCGACGTCGACACCGACCCCGAACTGG is a window encoding:
- a CDS encoding CTP synthase, which produces MPADPDTGYDPSLGRKFVFVTGGVMSGLGKGITAASTGRLLANAGFDVTAVKVDPYLNVDAGTMNPYEHGEVYVLKDGGEVDLDLGNYERFLGTDMTFDHNVTTGKTYQHVIERERAGDYLGKTVQIIPHVTDDIKRRIREAAEGSDVCLVEIGGTVGDIESMPFLEALRQFAHEEDDEDILFTHVTLVPYSKNGEQKTKPTQHSVKELRSIGLQPDILVGRSEDRLDPETKEKIALFCDVPTDAVFSNPDVEDIYHVPLMVEDEGLDEYVMERLGLVDEALPKEERSTEWRDLVTRDRDEEIDVALVGKYALEDAYMSIHEALKHAGIQTGTEVNVLWVDADETQEEHEQRLAEADAVVVPGGFGSRGTDGKIEAIRYARENDVPFLGLCLGFQMAVVEHARNVLGLDGAHSAEIDPDTPHPVIDLLPDQYETEDMGGTMRLGAHETDIEPDTLAAAVYDADSCTERHRHRYEVNPEYIDALEADGLVFSGRADNRMEILERPDHPFFFGTQAHPEFRSRPDRASPPFVSLVEAALGSTDTTERNADVRL
- the guaA gene encoding glutamine-hydrolyzing GMP synthase — translated: MVETEEFIAEAKAEIREAIGDANAVIALSGGVDSSVAATLAYEAVGDQLTPVYVDTGLMRKGETDEIRDTFSFMESLRVIEAQDRFFDRLEGVTDPEEKRHVIGEGFIDEFETVARDVDADFLVQGTIYPDRIESEGNIKSHHNVGGLPEVVDFEGIVEPVRDLYKDEVREVARALGLEEIISERMPFPGPGLAVRIVGEVTPEKAAVAREATHVVEEELEEYDPWQAFAAVLGKATGVKGDNRVHGWVVAVRSVESRDGMTARAQELDWGTLQRIQSRITGENENVARVVYDVTHKPPATIEYE
- a CDS encoding DUF7126 family protein, with the protein product MAGAPVRPDGGRAEGEIAIVAGPDEHGLGEELAALGVEIRRIEGLVTAAKLEDAGVADADLFVLTDVEEATGIPVAKELNPDVQIVTYAGRSLPEFVATVADLAVDPDLLDAATVAEELLSDDDGEP
- a CDS encoding glutaredoxin family protein — encoded protein: MSGEDDSTAAEEGDGDAARDDASDDAPATVPVTLYTRDDCSLCVVARETIESVAADLDGVRVDLDVIDVDTDPELAEEYGERVPYVLVDGHPAFKYEVDERELRLKLLAAT